In a single window of the Cucumis melo cultivar AY chromosome 11, USDA_Cmelo_AY_1.0, whole genome shotgun sequence genome:
- the LOC103490457 gene encoding uncharacterized protein LOC103490457 isoform X1, which translates to MENTGILKEWFDRVDSANSGSITAPQLQNALAVGNLNFPHSIVQQMIRMYDFDRNGTMSFEEFVALNKFLLKLQQAFSDLERGRGYLVPDDVYEALVKIGFTLDSPAFYTVCESFDQKKNGRFRLDDFISLCIFVQSAGNLFNSFDTAKQGKVTLDLNQFVYCSEYLTANCRI; encoded by the exons ATGGAGAACACGGGAATTCTGAAGGAGTGGTTTGATCGAGTGGATTCGGCGAACTCTGGAAGTATCACGGCTCCTCAGCTTCAG AATGCTCTGGCGGTTGGAAACCTCAACTTTCCCCACTCAATTGTGCAGCAAATGATCAG AATGTATGATTTTGACAGAAATGGAACTATGAGCTTCGAAG AGTTCGTAGCTCTCAACAAGTTCCTCCTTAAG CTTCAGCAAGCCTTCTCTGACTTGGAAAG AGGTCGTGGTTATCTAGTCCCAGATGATGTATATGAG GCTTTGGTTAAAATTGGCTTCACGCTGGACTCTCCAGCTTTTTATACTGTCTGCGAG AGCTTTGATCAAAAGAAAAATGGGAGATTTCGGCTAGACGACTTCATATCTCTCTGTATATTTGTTCAATCAGCTGG GAATTTGTTTAATTCCTTTGATACAGCAAAACAAGGCAAGGTGACTCTAGATCTCAACCAATTTGTCTATTGCAGTGAGTATCTGA CTGCTAATTGCAGAATATGA
- the LOC103490457 gene encoding uncharacterized protein LOC103490457 isoform X2, with protein MENTGILKEWFDRVDSANSGSITAPQLQNALAVGNLNFPHSIVQQMIRMYDFDRNGTMSFEEFVALNKFLLKLQQAFSDLERGRGYLVPDDVYEALVKIGFTLDSPAFYTVCESFDQKKNGRFRLDDFISLCIFVQSAGNLFNSFDTAKQGKVTLDLNQFVYCTANCRI; from the exons ATGGAGAACACGGGAATTCTGAAGGAGTGGTTTGATCGAGTGGATTCGGCGAACTCTGGAAGTATCACGGCTCCTCAGCTTCAG AATGCTCTGGCGGTTGGAAACCTCAACTTTCCCCACTCAATTGTGCAGCAAATGATCAG AATGTATGATTTTGACAGAAATGGAACTATGAGCTTCGAAG AGTTCGTAGCTCTCAACAAGTTCCTCCTTAAG CTTCAGCAAGCCTTCTCTGACTTGGAAAG AGGTCGTGGTTATCTAGTCCCAGATGATGTATATGAG GCTTTGGTTAAAATTGGCTTCACGCTGGACTCTCCAGCTTTTTATACTGTCTGCGAG AGCTTTGATCAAAAGAAAAATGGGAGATTTCGGCTAGACGACTTCATATCTCTCTGTATATTTGTTCAATCAGCTGG GAATTTGTTTAATTCCTTTGATACAGCAAAACAAGGCAAGGTGACTCTAGATCTCAACCAATTTGTCTATTGCA CTGCTAATTGCAGAATATGA
- the LOC103490459 gene encoding isocitrate dehydrogenase [NAD] regulatory subunit 1, mitochondrial-like encodes MAAGFTFPIIRRLVSPFGSHYSRLSNARSLTYMPRPGDGDPRPVTLIPGDGIGPLVTNAVEQVMEAMHAPVYFERYDVHGYMKEVPREVIESILKNKVCLKGGLMTPMGGGVSSLNVQLRKEFDLYASLVNCFNFPGLPTRHENVDIVVIRENTEGEYAGLEHEVVPGVVESLKVISKFSSERIAKYAFEYAYLNNRKKVTAVHKANIMKLADGLFLESCREIATQYPSIQYNEVIVDNCCMQLVSKPEQFDVMVTPNLYGNLVANTAAGIAGGTGLMPGGNVGCDHAIFEQGASAGNVGNEKIVEGKKANPVALLLSSAMMLRHLQFPSFADRLESAVKRVIMDNKCRTKDLGGDSTTQHVVDAVIAFLD; translated from the exons ATGGCCGCCGGTTTCACCTTCCCGATAATACGCCGACTCGTCTCCCCTTTCGGGAGCCACTATTCTCGCCTCTCCAACGCTCGATCCCTCACTTACATGCCTAGGCCCGGCGATGGTGATCCGCGCCCGGTCACTCTCATTCCCGGAGACGGAATCGGTCCTCTGGTGACTAACGCGGTGGAGCAAGTGATGGAGGCGATGCACGCTCCCGTCTACTTCGAGCGGTATGATGTCCATGGCTATATGAAGGAGGTTCCTAGAGAGGTAATAGAATCTATTTTGAAGaataaagtttgtttgaaagGTGGGCTGATGACTCCGATGGGCGGCGGCGTTAGTTCACTCAATGTGCAACTCAGGAAGGAGTTCGACTTGTACGCCTCACTTGTTAATTGTTTCAATTTCCCTGGATTGCCTACGCGTCATGAGAATGTTGATATCGTCGTCATCAGGGAGAATACGGAGGGTGAGTACGCTGGCCTCGAGCATGAGGTCGTTCCTGGCGTCGTTGAGAGCCTCAaa GTGATCTCAAAGTTTTCCTCGGAACGCATTGCCAAATATGCGTTTGAGTATGCTTATCTGAACAACAGAAAGAAAGTGACGGCAGTGCACAAAGCCAACATTATGAAGCTTGCAGACGGTTTGTTTTTGGAGTCTTGCAGGGAAATAGCAACCCAATATCCTAGTATCCAATACAATGAGGTTATTGTTGACAACTGCTGCATGCAGCTTGTTTCAAAACCTGAGCAATTTGATGTCATG GTGACTCCGAACCTTTATGGGAATCTAGTGGCAAACACAGCAGCTGGAATTGCCGGAGGCACTGGTCTGATGCCAGGAG gGAACGTGGGGTGTGATCATGCGATATTTGAACAAGGAGCTTCGGCAGGGAACGTTGGGAATGAGAAAATAGTGGAAGGGAAGAAAGCAAACCCAGTTGCTTTGCTGCTTTCATCGGCAATGATGCTGAGACACCTTCAGTTTCCTTCTTTCGCTGATAGACTTGAGAGTGCTGTCAAACGTGTAATCATGGATAACAAATGTAGGACTAAGGATCTTGGTGGAGACTCCACTACCCAACACGTTGTCGATGCTGTCATTGCCTTTTTGGACTGA